The genomic segment CCGCTCACAGAGCGAGTTGACGAAATTGGCAATGTCCCAACGGTCATCGACGCTGGTGCTATCCGCAAACGACGGCATCGGCGTCCCGTTCACACCCGTCGAGAAGGTGCGGAAAATGTTTTTCACATTATACGGATCCTGGCGGCTGCCTCTAAAGTTCCAGCACTTGTGCCAGTTGGCCGGCTGAATCGAGAAGCCCCAGTCATCCTTCAGATTGAAGGCGTTTCCATCTCCGCGGCCTTCCATGCCGTGGCATTCCACGCACTTCTTTTCAACGATGAGCTCAGACCCTCTCTTGCGGCTTTCGTCCGTCGCCTCTTTGGGCTTCAAATCCGCAAGCTGCAAGATCGTCTGGGTTTCAGACTGCTTATCCGTGAACTTCCGATCCTTCACCAATTGTGTGGTGACGAACGCGAGCACCTGGAGGCGCTGCTCTTCGGTCAAGATACCTTCCCACGAGGGCATAGCCGATCCTGGCAAGCCATGTGTGACCGTTTCATAGAGGTCGTTTTGCCCAGGGATCGGCTTCTTGGCGTCAAACAAGGGCAATTCACCGCTGGCGGTGTGCCGGATCTTGAATGTTCCCTGATTGAAGTTGCGGGGACGCGGCCAGAGACGATCCGCACCGGGACCATCGCCAGCGCCTTCCACGCCATGGCACCACACGCACTTGGTAAAGTAGACCCGCTTGCCCGCCTCAATCATATCGGCAGGCGGCTCAGGCGCCAATTCGCCCTTTTTGAAACCTTGCGGAACATCCTCTGCCGATGCCAGCTGAACCAAAGGACCGGCAGAAAACAATGCCAGACCAAAGGCCGAGGCAAGGAGGATCCCTGCTGTTCTGCCCTTCGACGTATTCATCATGTTTTCCCTCATCTCATAATCCATGGGTTATCCGTAATACCGCTGGACGATTAGTCCCAGGTTCTGGGGTAGTAACCCGTGTGCCAATATTCGAAAAGAATGACTTTCCAAATTTCATCCACGGTCAAATGCTGCTCCCATGGCGGCATCACAGAGGCCCAGGGGAACCCTTCGTTCGGCAACCCGATGCCACCCTTGGCGACGCGCCAGAAAATGAACGTCTCCTGAAGCTGGGCGATTGTTCCCGGATCGGTAAAGTTCGCGGGAATCGGGTTGAAGGCAAATGCGTGCAATCCACGGCCATTCAAATTGTCGCCGTGGCAGAAGTGGCAGTTTTGGAAGAAAATCTCTCCGCCCTCCCGCACATACTTCAGATACCCTTCGTTCTTTTCATCCCATGGATTGGCGTTAGGGGCCATCAATCGCCCCATGCCCTGTTCGACGATCAGCTTGTTGCTGTATTCCTGATCGAACTTGCCCTCAGGGTTCACACGATAGGGATTCTGTGACGTCTGCAGTGTATAGGTCTTCCCATGCACTTTCGTGCTGGCAGGAGGAGCCGGGTGCACTGTGCGCAACTCGATCGGCTCTTCGGACTTCGGCTTCATTGAATTGAACGAGGTCCATCCAATCAAGACCGGGATAAGAATCAGATACGCATAGCGGAGCATCTTATTTGCTCCCGACTGCGCATCAAGCACGTTCATGATCGGCTGCTTGAACTTCTTCCAATCCTCTTCATTGGCGGACACCCACATGAACACCGCCACAAGCGACACGGTGCCATACATGGCGCGCACGCTGAACGGGATGGGCGGATACACGCGGAACTTGAGGTACAGCAGGACAAAGGCCCAAAAACTGATTCCCTGCCAGAATCGCGGAAGAGCCATGCCCATCGAGCTCAAGAGATAGCTCAATCCGGTAAATCCTGCCACAAAGCAGGCTACTTCGAAGAGCATCTGCATCGGCATGTAGCCTTCGACTAAGCGCACGGTGTTCGACGGGACGACGTCGAGGATCATCCCCACCAAGAGGAGCAATCCGATTGCTCCAATCAGTGCACCGACTGACATCAATGCTTTCATGGGTTCACTCCCTTTAGTCTAAAAGTTCGCCACTCAGTTTTACGAAATCTTCGGAGGCTCTTTCCCCTCATACACCTGCGAGAGGTAATCCACGATCTTCTTAAGCGCTCCGGCACTGAGCTTCTGCCCGAACACCTTAGGCATTGTGTTATCCGGGAACGGCTTCACGACATAGGCACTCGGATTGACGATCGACTCCATAATATAGTCCGGAGTCGTCTTCGCGGTCCCTTTGTAATCCTTGTCCTTGATGCGAGTCGGTGCGTTGGTCCCTTCGACAAGCTTCGGGCCAATTGTTCCGTTCGCACCAGGAATACCAGGAATCGTATGGCACGATACGCACTGGGCCTTGGCAAAAATTTGATCCACAGGCTCAGTACCATCAGCCATCAACGCGCTCGGAGGGCCAGCCTTTTCTTCGCTCTTCTTAGGCCGATCCGCTTCAGGGATAAACTTTTCGTATGACTTCACGATTTCATCGAATGACGGAGCGTCACGTCCTTCGCGAAGATAGAGCCAGGTATCAACCGCTGCCAATTCATCCAAGCTAAGTGAAATCGGCGGCTTGTGGATTGACGGCATTGGGCTTTCCTTGTCGTTCGTACCCTTCACACCGTATCCAGCCACCACGTAGCAATTCGGACACGCATGGGACTCTGCGATGTATTCCTGTCCATTTTCAGCCGTCCCTGATCCAGGGAAGGCTTCCTTCTGAGCATATTCACGCTTCTCGGGATGCCCCTTTGAATACTTCGGATCTTCCAGACGTTCTTTACCGGCGCGTTCAGGCAACCCCTGCAAGTTCGGCGCACGCTCTCCGAGCATGCCTGCATGGAACGCATGACACAATGGGCACTGACCTTTTCCGATTGCGCCCTGCTCCTTGTTCTTCCCCACGCCGCCGAAAATAATCTTTTCACCCTCGTCAGCCAATTGCTGAGGAGTCATACCGCTGTACTCGAGCTTCTCAACCTTCGGAGGAAATCCGCCTTCAACCTGCGGCAACCAATTTCCATAACCGGAAAGAAAGGCCGCCACGAAGAACATCAACCCACCAATCTTCAAAAGCGCCCCAAGATTGGTGAAGTAGATCGCCAGCATGAAGGTTGTCGCCGTCACCATGACAAGAGACACCGGCAAGAGACGATTCTCGCCGTAGAAATTCTCTTTGTAGTTCGCGATCGCCATGAACAACATCAGCGTTGCGAGCATGCCGATAAACGTCTTGAACGTGGCCCGCTTCTTGGCAGCAGGATCGCTGATAGAAACCTGAAAGTACACTAAAAGGCCAGCCAGCAGTGCGAGCGCTGGCCACCCCATATCAAGTGCCTGTTTAATCAAATCGCCCACGGTTTTGACCTCCTGCGCCTACCTGGGGAAGAAGGGCGCTACTGGCCCCTCCTCCACAAGCAAGTTGCTCAATAATAGTTAGTGGCTACCTGCCGGCTGCGGCGCACTACCGGGAACCGCTGCCTTTGCTTCGACCGGTGCCTTCTTAGCGGCCAAGCTGCCAAGCCAGAACACAAAGAGAATGCTAATCCAGAAGAACAACACGTTGAACGAAATCATGTTCGCGGCAAATCCGACCGTATGGGTATAGGCCCAGGGTGAATTGTCGCGCATAATTTCATTCACGTGCCAGAAGAGTCTGACCGATGAGCGGATGTAGCCCATCAAGCCCATCATCCAGGTAAAGGCGGTCGCCAGCATGATCAGAGCATATTGCGAACGGGCAGAAATCTTGCCCCACTCAATCGCCCCTGTCTGCTTGGCCCCCTTCATCATGACGCTATTGAGCGCGAACATGAAGAAGAGACATGAGAGCGTCGTCGCCACCTGCGGGACAGACAAACCTACGCGAACGTTCGCCGGAATGTAATACCCGTAGATAGCGAGACCGACAATATTGATGTAGGCAAAGAAGAAGAAACATCCCATGAAGATGTTTCCGAATTTCGCCCAAGACACAGTTGAAACCTTATTACCCCGCATGTACCACACGAAACTCAACACCGTGGTGGTAATAATGACGTTGATGCCGCCGTTCTTGGCCGACATAACTCCATAGTTACCCAACACCGGGTGCTGCTGTCCACCCATGGCCTTCAACTCCGCAGGAGTCATAACCATGGTGTGCGGCGTGATAAATACGAGATATCCGCAAGCGAGAATAAAGACCAGATACTTGATGTAGCGCTGATATTTTTCCGCGCCACGCATCCGGCC from the Nitrospira sp. genome contains:
- a CDS encoding cytochrome c is translated as MKALMSVGALIGAIGLLLLVGMILDVVPSNTVRLVEGYMPMQMLFEVACFVAGFTGLSYLLSSMGMALPRFWQGISFWAFVLLYLKFRVYPPIPFSVRAMYGTVSLVAVFMWVSANEEDWKKFKQPIMNVLDAQSGANKMLRYAYLILIPVLIGWTSFNSMKPKSEEPIELRTVHPAPPASTKVHGKTYTLQTSQNPYRVNPEGKFDQEYSNKLIVEQGMGRLMAPNANPWDEKNEGYLKYVREGGEIFFQNCHFCHGDNLNGRGLHAFAFNPIPANFTDPGTIAQLQETFIFWRVAKGGIGLPNEGFPWASVMPPWEQHLTVDEIWKVILFEYWHTGYYPRTWD
- a CDS encoding nitric oxide reductase, yielding MGDLIKQALDMGWPALALLAGLLVYFQVSISDPAAKKRATFKTFIGMLATLMLFMAIANYKENFYGENRLLPVSLVMVTATTFMLAIYFTNLGALLKIGGLMFFVAAFLSGYGNWLPQVEGGFPPKVEKLEYSGMTPQQLADEGEKIIFGGVGKNKEQGAIGKGQCPLCHAFHAGMLGERAPNLQGLPERAGKERLEDPKYSKGHPEKREYAQKEAFPGSGTAENGQEYIAESHACPNCYVVAGYGVKGTNDKESPMPSIHKPPISLSLDELAAVDTWLYLREGRDAPSFDEIVKSYEKFIPEADRPKKSEEKAGPPSALMADGTEPVDQIFAKAQCVSCHTIPGIPGANGTIGPKLVEGTNAPTRIKDKDYKGTAKTTPDYIMESIVNPSAYVVKPFPDNTMPKVFGQKLSAGALKKIVDYLSQVYEGKEPPKIS